The proteins below come from a single Mugil cephalus isolate CIBA_MC_2020 chromosome 7, CIBA_Mcephalus_1.1, whole genome shotgun sequence genomic window:
- the ankrd12 gene encoding ankyrin repeat domain-containing protein 12 isoform X2, which produces MAKPGSDRDGAMVDKQAGKKSKDKLSPFTKTPKLDRSELLGKEGKAKSSMKRKLSFTTSPPRTEERDSDTDKDGPDKKKVKREAGGKKSQAPNLLFGYPLSERKQMALLMQMTANSPDSTPSHPSQTTPVQKKVPSSAASRQKDKVNKRNERGETPLHMAAIRGDAKQVKELISLGADVNVKDFAGWTPLHEACNLGYYDVAKVLIAAGAEVNTQGLDDDTPLHDASSSGHKDIVKLLLRHGGNAFQANKRGERPVDVADSQELEQLLKGEVALSDPDDSSSESEDPPSVNPSSVDDNMEDSDTEKDSDGKPATKASSSVPGLDEYEFKDEEEEEDLSKALNDRHILRRELRQREKEDKDRNHVAGKQSSKGDSSSKSKKQKTPRVHCSSDTSSDEMESLSEKRNSPTCSQSSESLKPDTRSRKDSAEQKGKVKRKSKSQNKNKENQEDGKENSKTLVLSLATVSESTDKGREEDSFKMSFSPKDDSSVHLFHLSAIKSPKLNHSLTDKQTPLKQENTKTCVSISDGSCPVDKYNHYTDADYCTEGSSTKGCKHKEKSKHQQKDGDVDDGHSSPYKDGSIGNSITDSSDGALRKTDLDGKVVKKHKLKHKEKDKHRREYEAERSRHRQKEARKDGHRNLEFDREFWKENFFKSDETDEPLPVRKEGEENSSLQKATESSPVKDERNTKEKHSSSKEKRQREEREKDKAVKKERKEEKVKDSKPSERDERVDCHGSGRIPEESLQSNSVKEETEEKPLSGITADQEQLEPSEKGSREKTDKRLPGKEKDSEKMERKHLDKEKKIKTEHSDKAEPQNSVDRWKEKERTAAISSLSPGDKSYKENEKLKSLTTTKKHEDGRKNKDKFDKRSDRERPDREYSVGDHREKDRTNSDRKGKPLEKSTDHSKSDRSKDKDLERKKRDKIKDGALSSSSNLKLLLEEKKGYLSENSKSLSTKSKEEVVRTPEKDRDRRERDRDPDRHKDKDRHKERSQQTKLGKAKETDSDKAKSKAPPAARDAKPKEKRLVNDDLMQTSFERMLSLKDQEIEQWHRKHLEKIKQKERERLKQRPLADPGKSKPKDRTKSEPCLSKELIRSKSSEGSDVHRSDKPLKDGTSPRTMSLDGKSLPSISAKVMSAVENCLTRSPRPESERCGLMSRSVSLVSVASSEDSCQATTLTPRNVEYDSDMNLEASDSQPAFLQSSLVIQATRSPSVHDKDCNSLPDVPQSNRTPLSGRHESPYLKAILDEDANSSTEGKAVENLPKSGLTTTTGEEARTKETVESEESLGGQQYSNVVADSVPEKDVGAAGCSTTQLLNKDLPSINVTLPPSGLSQGSSSQTDQKPPPISDPPVVVKDAQSLDENSQAEPGDQESDQPLVSAVSSTAEQQREPLPPSGAENQQQTDPGTTQDSDQRDKHAESDDQPEQDNVETVSENLRTEAAGTPEPSTSSHVPGSTAADSSPGVGKTNESKCLQEDMDVDNKDSGPDGDTACVDALTEKDAAPSASPEHKAEEAADVPQQSSESGGGGAAAVSPTSSTDEANSSTESESKAEAHSEPMEVTPTDEKPEHVTAADEQSQSGVQPVSSQSDCSSSSSSGGGGGSSSGSGSSSSNASGSSSPQSGDRESDSSGARLKVRSGDEEADMHVPHPRKRKMPKVSSTPPQPCAAAAQQDRERGQQSLAAIVDSVKLEEIEPYQTERANPYYEFLHIRKKIEEKRKVLCSVTPQPPQYYDEYVTFNGSYLLDGNPLSKLCIPTITPPPSLPEQLKEMFKQQEVVRMKLRLQHSIEREKLIVSNEQEVLRVHYRAARTLANQTLPFSACTVLLDAEVYNMPQDVQNDDGKTSVRDRFNARQFMSWLQDVDDKFDKLKTCLLMRQQHEAAALNAVQRLEWQLKLQELDPATYKSTSIFEIPEFYIPLVEVNDDFDLTPI; this is translated from the exons ATGGCCAAACCTGGGAGCGACAGAGATGGAGCCATGGTGGATAAGCAGGCGGGGAAGAAG AGCAAAGACAAGTTGTCCCCTTTCACCAAAACTCCGAAGCTGGACCGGAGTGAGTTGCTGGGGAAGGAAGGGAAAGCGAAGTCTTCCATGAAGCGCAAGCTGTCCTTCACTACCAGTCCGCCCCGGACAGAGGAGCGAGACTCAGACACAG ATAAAGATGGACCAGacaagaagaaggtgaagaggGAGGCTGGGGGCAAGAAGTCCCAGGCGCCCAACCTTTTGTTTGGGTATCCGCTGTCGGAGCGCAAACAGATGGCTCTCCTAATGCAGATGACTGCCAACAGTCCAG ACTCTACACCCAGTCACCCCTCACAAACGACCCCCGTGCAGAAGAAAGTCCCCAGCAGCGCAGCGTCACGGCAGAAGGACAAGGTCAACAAGAGGAACGAGCGAGGGGAGACTCCCCTTCACATGGCCGCCATCCGGGGAGACGCCAAGCAAGTTAAAGAGCTCATTAGTCTGGGAGCTGACGTCAATGTCAAAGACTTTGCAG GTTGGACCCCTCTTCATGAAGCCTGTAATCTTGGTTACTACGACGTGGCCAAGGTCTTGATAGCAGCAGGCGCAGAGGTGAACACGCAAGGTCTGGACGACGACACGCCACTACACGACGCTTCAAGCAGCGGGCACAAAGAT ATTGTGAAACTTCTGCTTCGACACGGCGGTAACGCTTTCCAAGCCAACAAGCGCGGGGAGCGCCCGGTCGACGTGGCCGACTCTcaggagctggagcagctgtTAAAGGGAGAGGTGGCTCTGTCGGACCCAGACGACAGCTCTTCAG AATCTGAAGACCCACCGTCCGTCAATCCATCCAGCGTGGATGACAACATGGAGGACTCTGACACTGAAAAGGACTCGGACGGCAAACCGGCCACGAAAGCATCGTCGTCCGTGCCAGGGCTGGACGAGTACGAGTTcaaggacgaggaagaggaggaggatctgagcAAAGCCCTGAACGACAGACACATCCTCAGGAGGGAACTGCGGCAGCGAGAGAAGGAGGACAAGGACAGGAATCATGTGGCAGGAAAGCAGAGCAGCAAAGGGGATTCCTCCTCCAAGTCCAAAAAGCAGAAAACGCCTCGCGTCCACTGCAGCTCGGACACGTCCAGCGACGAAATGGAGAGCCTCTCGGAGAAAAGGAACTCGCCCACCTGCTCTCAGAGCTCAGAGAGCCTCAAGCCGGACACGAGGTCGAGGAAGGACAGCGCCGAGCAGAAGGGAAAGGTTAAGAGGAAGAGCAAGAGccagaataaaaacaaggaaaaccaAGAGGACGGGAAAGAGAACAGCAAAACCCTGGTCCTCTCTCTTGCGACGGTGTCCGAGAGCACGGACAAGGGTCGAGAGGAGGACTCCTTCAAGATGTCTTTCAGTCCTAAAGACGACTCCTCCGTCCACCTCTTCCATTTGTCGGCTATCAAATCTCCTAAACTGAACCACAGCCTGACGGACAAGCAAACGCCACTCAAACAGGAAAATACTAAGACGTGCGTCTCCATCAGCGACGGCTCGTGTCCGGTGGACAAATACAACCACTACACAGACGCAGACTACTGCACTGAAGGCTCCAGCACCAAGGGGTGCAAGCACAAGGAGAAGAGCAAGCACCAACAGAAAGACGGAGACGTGGACGACGGCCATTCGAGCCCCTACAAAGACGGCAGCATAGGAAACAGTATCACGGACAGCAGCGACGGTGCCTTACGGAAGACGGATTTAGACGGCAAAGTGGTGAAGAAGCATAAGCTCAAACACaaggagaaagacaaacaccGGAGGGAGTACGAGGCAGAGCGGAGCCGGCACAGGCAGAAGGAGGCCAGGAAAGACGGCCACAGGAATTTGGAGTTTGACAGAGAGTTCTGGAAAGAGAATTTTTTCAAAAGTGATGAGACGGATGAGCCGCTGCCAGTGAGAAAGGAAGGTGAGGAAAACAGCTCTCTCCAGAAGGCCACCGAATCCTCCCCTGTCAAAGAtgagagaaacacaaaggagAAACACTCGAGCAGCAAGGAGAAGAGGCAGCGAGAGGAGCGAGAGAAAGACAAGGCTGTGAAGAAAGAGcggaaagaggagaaggtgaaGGATTCAAAGCCGAGTGAGCGTGACGAGAGAGTGGACTGCCACGGCTCAGGGCGGATTCCTGAGGAGTCGCTGCAGAGCAACAGCGtgaaagaagagacagaagagaagccCCTAAGTGGGATCACAGCTGATCAAGAACAGCTGGAGCCGTCTGAAAAAGGTTCACGCGAGAAAACTGACAAGAGGCTCCCTGGAAAGGAGAAGGATTCTGAAAAAATGGAGAGGAAGCATCTTGACAAGGAGAAAAAGATTAAAACCGAGCACTCTGACAAAGCTGAGCCGCAGAACTCGGTGGATCGTtggaaggaaaaagagagaacgGCGGCCATTTCTTCTCTCTCGCCCGGAGATAAGAGCTacaaagagaatgaaaaacTCAAATCTTTAACCACGACAAAAAAGCACGAAGAcggcaggaaaaataaagataagtttGACAAGCGGTCTGATAGGGAGAGGCCGGACAGGGAGTACAGTGTCGGGGATCACCGAGAAAAGGATCGCACAAACTCTGATAGGAAAGGAAAACCTCTGGAGAAGAGCACGGATCACAGTAAATCCGATCGCTCCAAAGACAAGGACttagagaggaaaaagagagacaagatAAAAGATGGAGCCCTTTCCTCCAGCTCCAATCTGAAATTACTTCTGGAAGAGAAGAAGGGTTATCTGTCTGAGAACAGCAAGTCCTTATCTACGAAATCAAAGGAGGAAGTGGTGAGGACGCCGGAGAAGGACCGTGACAGACGAGAGCGTGACAGAGACCCGGACAGACACAAAGATAAGGACCGGCACAAAGAGCGCTCCCAGCAGACCAAGCTCGGCAAGGCCAAAGAGACGGACTCGGACAAGGCCAAATCAAAAGCCCCTCCGGCGGCACGAGACGccaaaccaaaagaaaagaggCTGGTGAACGACGACCTGATGCAGACCAGCTTTGAGCGCATGCTTAGCCTCAAGGACCAAGAGATCGAGCAGTGGCATCGGAAACACCtggaaaaaatcaaacagaaagaGCGGGAGAGGCTGAAACAGCGGCCGCTGGCAGATCCAGGGAAGTCCAAGCCCAAAGACAGGACGAAATCTGAACCGTGCTTGAGTAAGGAGCTAATTCGCTCTAAAAGTTCTGAAGGATCCGATGTCCACAGATCGGATAAACCGCTGAAGGACGGCACTAGTCCCAGAACGATGTCTCTGGATGGGAAGAGTCTGCCGTCCATCAGCGCGAAAGTCATGTCGGCCGTGGAAAACTGTCTGACCCGGTCGCCCCGACCAGAGAGCGAACGCTGCGGCCTCATGTCCAGGTCCGTGTCTCTCGTCTCCGTCGCCAGCTCCGAGGATTCGTGTCAGGCCACGACGTTAACACCCAGAAACGTCGAATACGACTCCGACATGAACCTGGAAGCCTCCGACTCCCAGCCAGCATTTCTCCAGTCTTCCCTCGTCATTCAAGCCACCAGGTCGCCGTCTGTTCACGATAAAGATTGCAACAGTCTTCCAGATGTTCCGCAGAGTAACCGGACGCCGCTGTCTGGCAGACACGAATCTCCTTACCTCAAGGCAATTCTGGATGAGGATGCCAACTCGTCGACCGAGGGTAAAGCGGTTGAAAATCTGCCAAAATCCGGCCTGACTACGACCACAGGAGAAGAGGCGAGAACAAAGGAGACCGTGGAAAGCGAGGAGAGCCTCGGTGGTCAGCAATATTCAAATGTGGTCGCGGATTCGGTCCCGGAGAAGGACGTGGGCGCGGCTGGATGCTCGACGACGCAACTGTTAAACAAAGATCTTCCAAGTATAAACGTGACACTTCCGCCGTCCGGTCTCTCACAGGGCAGCAGCTCTCAAACCGATCAGAAACCTCCTCCTATCTCTGATCCTCCTGTTGTTGTTAAAGACGCCCAGAGTCTCGATGAGAACTCGCAGGCAGAACCTGGTGACCAAGAGTCCGATCAGCCGTTGGTATCTGCGGTTTCTTCTACCGCCGAGCAGCAGAGAGAACCGCTCCCGCCCTCCGGCGCCGAGAACCAGCAGCAGACGGACCCCGGTACCACGCAGGACTCTGACCAGAGAGACAAACACGCGGAGAGCGACGATCAACCGGAACAGGACAACGTGGAAACGGTTTCAGAAAACCTGAGGACGGAGGCGGCGGGAACGCCTGAACCGTCCACCAGCTCGCACGTTCCCGGCTCCACCGCAGCCGACTCCTCGCCGGGCGTCGGCAAAACCAACGAGTCCAAATGCCTCCAGGAGGATATGGACGTGGATAACAAAGACTCCGGGCCCGACGGCGACACCGCGTGCGTCGACGCTCTGACGGAGAAGGACGCCGCGCCCTCTGCGAGCCCCGAACACAAAGCTGAGGAGGCGGCCGACGTGCCGCAGCAAAGCTCGgagagcggcggcggcggcgctgcAGCCGTCTCTCCCACAAGCTCGACGGACGAAGCCAACTCGAGCACGGAATCTGAATCCAAAGCGGAGGCCCACTCGGAGCCGATGGAGGTGACGCCCACCGACGAGAAACCGGAGCACGTGACGGCCGCAGACGAGCAGAGTCAAAGCGGCGTCCAGCCGGTGTCGTCCCAGAGCgactgtagcagcagcagcagcagcggtggcggcggcggcagcagcagcggcagcggcagcagcagcagcaacgccTCGGGAAGCTCCTCCCCGCAGTCCGGAGACCGGGAGTCCGACTCCTCCGGCGCCAGGCTCAAGGTTCGCTCTGGGGACGAGGAGGCGGACATGCACGTGCCCCACCCGCGCAAGAGGAAGATGCCGAAGGTGTCGTCGACCCCCCCCCAGCCgtgcgccgccgccgcccaGCAGGACCGGGAGAGGGGCCAGCAGTCTCTGGCGGCCATCGTGGACTCGGTGAAGCTGGAGGAGATCGAGCCCTACCAGACGGAGAGAGCCAACCCGTACTACGAGTTCCTGCACATCCGGAAGAAGATCGAGGAGAAGCGCAAAGTGCTGTGCAGCGTCACCCCTCAGCCACCGCAGTATTACGACGAATACGTTACCTTCAATGGATCCTACCTCCTGGACGGGAACCCACTCAGCAAACTCTGTATACCAACG ATAACTCCGCCTCCGTCTTTACCCGAGCAGCTAAAAGAGATGTTCAAACAACAGGAGGTCGTTCGGATGAAACTACGACTCCAGCACAGCATTGAAAGG GAAAAGCTGATTGTTTCGAATGAGCAGGAAGTCTTACGAGTCCATTACCGGGCGGCGAGAACACTAGCCAATCAGACTCTGCCCTTCAGTGCCTGCACGGTTTTACTGGACGCTGAAGTGTACAACATGCCGCAAGACGTCCAG AATGACGACGGCAAAACATCGGTGAGAGACAGATTCAACGCCAGGCAGTTCATGTCCTGGTTACAAGATGTCGACGACAAGTTTGATAAACTGAAG acgtgtctcctgatgaggcAGCAGCACGAGGCGGCCGCCCTCAACGCCGTGCAGCGTCTGGAGTGGCAGCTCAAGCTGCAGGAGCTGGACCCGGCCACCTACAAGTCCACCAGCATCTTCGAGATCCCCGAGTTCTACATCCCGCTCGTGGAGGTGAACGACGACTTCGACCTCACCCCGATATGA